A region from the Aegilops tauschii subsp. strangulata cultivar AL8/78 chromosome 5, Aet v6.0, whole genome shotgun sequence genome encodes:
- the LOC109751873 gene encoding E3 ubiquitin-protein ligase RSL1, producing the protein MEEKLYDAGNGSAGNPSAEEAAGNSRGEDDFRSCCGDEEEWEDTEESFTTGISEAELDETSVRLFFKGVSSSDADGKKLSGIGVVMERTPGVPLHRVQKKLDFYVDELVAEHLALMDGLLVALQKGIRKIFAFTNSEKLYFQIAEAEILEDQLLVALGHRILELVEKLEDFDLILLPSFELERPLKLAKEAIGIVYVSPYEVATCPLCCEERRGSHMIKVGCSHKFCYSCLIVYVEGRLHASKLPIRCPQLRCKYHISAGECKSFLPVSSYESLESAFAVGGSTFDMEGFYCPYPNCSVSLDLSQHFSRASSSSQSDLNCIECPECHRDICINCGVPWHIMMGCDEYQSLPVEERGAGDLSLHRLAQNNSWRRCQRCRRMIELTQGCFHMTCWCGHEFCYSCGAEYNNGVQACQCVFWDEDNAEPSAAQSCQASEIWAWDTFDCMPTAADGYSEQERAQLALIQRFLAGGFSLSGDHHHLSQQSSPPRCAADSYIVDTMKDLHQLPWLERFVSVMSDTYNDDYIQ; encoded by the exons ATGGAGGAGAAGCTGTATGATGCCGGCAATGGCTCTGCTGGCAATCCGAGCGCTGAGGAAGCCGCTGGCAACTCGAGAGGCGAGGACGACTTCAGGAGCTGCTGTGGGGACGAGGAGGAGTGGGAGGACACGGAGGAGTCCTTCACTACCGGCATCTCCGAAGCGGAGCTCGACGAGACTTCAGTGCGGCTCTTCTTCAAGGGTGTGTCGAGCTCGGACGCGGATGGGAAGAAGCTGTCGGGGATCGGCGTGGTGATGGAGAGGACACCTGGGGTGCCTCTTCATAGGGTGCAGAAGAAGCTGGATTTCTATGTGGATGAGCTGGTGGCTGAGCACTTGGCACTCATGGATGGCCTGTTGGTGGCATTGCAGAAGGGCATACGCAAGATCTTCGCCTTCACTAATTCGGAGAAGCTATACTTCCAG ATTGCAGAAGCTGAAATTCTTGAAGACCAGCTTTTGGTAGCTTTAGGACACAGGATTCTTGAACTGGTTGAGAAGCTGGAGGATTTTGATCTAATATTGCTTCCTAGCTTTGAACTTGAGAGGCCATTAAAGTTGGCCAAAGAAGCAATAGGCATCGTGTATGTATCTCCCTATGAGGTTGCCACCTGCCCGCTATGCTGCGAGGAAAGACGAGGTTCTCATATGATCAAGGTGGGCTGTTCCCACAAATTTTGCTACAGTTGCTTGATTGTGTATGTTGAAGGCAGGCTGCATGCCTCGAAGCTGCCTATTAGATGCCCACAGTTAAGGTGTAAATATCATATTTCGGCTGGTGAGTGCAAGTCATTCCTTCCGGTGAGCAGCTATGAGTCCCTGGAGAGCGCTTTCGCGGTGGGCGGCAGCACCTTTGACATGGAGGGGTTCTATTGCCCCTATCCAAACTGTTCGGTTTCGTTAGACCTCAGTCAGCACTTCTCCAGGGCGAGCTCGTCCAGTCAGTCGGACCTCAATTGCATCGAGTGCCCGGAATGCCACAGAGATATCTGTATCAACTGTGGAGTGCCATGGCACATCATGATGGGGTGTGATGAGTACCAGAGTCTGCCTGTCGAGGAAAGAGGTGCAGGAGACCTATCTTTGCATCGGCTAGCACAAAACAATAGTTGGAGGCGTTGTCAGAGATGTCGACGGATGATTGAACTAACGCAAGGCTGCTTCCACATGACTTGCTG GTGTGGCCATGAGTTCTGCTACTCCTGTGGCGCCGAGTACAACAACGGCGTACAGGCATGCCAGTGCGTATTCTGGGATGAAGACAACGCTGAGCCCTCGGCGGCGCAGTCCTGCCAGGCATCTGAGATCTGGGCGTGGGACACCTTCGACTGCATGCCCACGGCCGCCGACGGCTACTCGGAGCAGGAGCGGGCGCAGCTGGCGCTCATCCAGCGGTTCCTGGCGGGGGGTTTCAGCCTGAGCGGCGACCACCACCACCTGAGCCAGCAGTCGTCGCCGCCCCGCTGCGCGGCGGACTCATACATTGTCGACACCATGAAGGACCTCCACCAGCTGCCGTGGCTCGAGCGGTTTGTGTCGGTGATGAGCGACACCTACAACGACGACTACATCCAGTGA